The nucleotide sequence GGAGGGACACAGATTGTCTTTCCTGCAAAGGTGCTTGCTCGAAAGAATATGAAAGTCGTTCCAGAAGCTGAACTTGTGAAGGGTGGATGTCTGGTAAGATTCTATACTTCATACGATAATACCCAGCCTTTTGATTCAATACGTGTAGAGTTGAAGAAGCGTTCGGTGAAGAAAGATTACGATTATGAGTATATGATAGATAAGGTGAATCACTAATTTCTCAGTGTTTGTAAACACAAAGCAGGGGCGCACGCTACGTACGTCCCTGCTTTTGTTATTATCTGTTTCTTAATTAAAATGCCCAACCGAAGCCGAGGTATGGATAGAAGAACGCTTTCTTAACTGCATTCTTCTCCCCAATAGTAAAAGAAGGACTGAAACCTGCACGGAACAGGAAACCCTTGTTAGATACGTGACGATAGCCGATGTTTCCAAAGATATAGTAGCCGAATTTGTTACGACTCTCATTGTAAGCCAGCCAGGTCTTTGTTCCTTCTGGAGTGTTATACTCTCCCACAGCATGCTTCTGTTGGTCAGCTGACAACGAAGACTTAGGACCATCTACAGACTCCACAAAGATACCGTGTATATTGTATATACCCACACTGGCACCCACACCAACCTCAAGGTTGTTCTTTTGGCTACCCAAGAGATAGTTAACTTCCAATGGTACAGCATAGCCACGTACGTCTGAACCTTCCCAGAAAATGCTGGAATTATGACCATAACCGAAGCTCAATCCGGCTCTCCAACCAAAGCGTGTGTGGTCGTTGAAACGTGCATCATAGTTGATACCTGCAAGGTTTGACGGACCCAATAGCTCCAAGTAAACGACCCTGTTCTTTTCCAATCCATTAGATTCCTGTGCCATAGCTGCTGTGTGCAAGCCAAGAAATAGTGCAAAAATTAGTAATTTCTTCATTCTTTTAGTTGTATATGATTATTTGTTACAAAGGTATAAAAAAACTAACAACAACAAGCAATATGCTGAAGTTTTATAGCAATGGGATAAGTATGTGAACGTTGTGTGAGTTTTTATAGATGTAAAGGGAGGCGGATTAGGATGTTTATATTCGTGTGTTTTGTAATAATATTTCACATCCTCTATTTTTATTGATGCTTAATTGGCTTCTAAAAGATGCTCTTTTAGCTTGCAAAAGGTGCCCTTTTGAAGTCTTACTAACGCCCTTTTGAAGTCCTACTAAGCACCTTTCAAAATGGTGTTTTGTAATCGATTGATTACTTGATATTTATAGATGTGTGTAAAAAGGGACTTTTCAACCCTTTTTAGACAATATAATATGAAATTTTTGTAATAATATTTCGTAGTCTTTACGTTGTAGTAGAATATGCTTTTAAGTTAAGATAATGAGCTGCTTTTATATAAGAATGCACGGCTCTTACATCCGTTTATAATTATTATTAGCGGAGTATGAGTCGTGCATTCTTATATTTTTACAATAGCATTTGTTGCAATGTCAGCGGGATATAGCCTTTGTCATGCTGTCTATTAGTTTGTTTTAACCTATCAGACAACGATTTTAGAATGTTTCATCCTCGTCATCGTCCTCATCGAAACCAAATAGAGTAGGGTCGACAAAGGCATCCATCTGACGGCGATCCTTCTTGGTTGGGCGTCCTGTACCACGTGCTCTGTCAACGAAACCACTGATGCGGCTCATCTCTAAGAGTTCATACTGCTTAGCATCGGTCACATTCTCATAGACTTCAGGGATGAGTTTTGCGCCAACACGTTGTTCAATTGGTTTGAGAACCTTGAACGAATAGGTGATAGGCGACTTCTTTACACTTACCACTTCACCCGCTTTGATTGTGTGGGAAGGTTTTACGTTGATACCTTTTATCGTGACACGACCATTCTTGCAGGCGTCTGCAGCGATGGAGCGGGTTTTATAGATGCGGGCTGCCCATAGCCATTTGTCAATTCTTGCAATATCGTTCATAGTCTCATAATATATTAAAGAGAATGCTCGATTACTTCTTTCCGAGTTTATTAAACTGGTTCATTGTGATGTCGATACCAGCAAGGGCAAAACTCTTGATGATATCTACGCCCAAGTCGATAGCTGGCTGAAGTTCTTTCATCTCCTCGTCAGAGTAGCGACCCAGTACCCAGTCTACCTGTCCACCACGTGGATAGTCGTTACCAACACCCATACGCAGACGAGCATAGTTCTGTCCGATGAGTTGTTGGATATGTCCCAATCCGTTGTGACCACCATTTGAACCATTTCCTTTCAAGCGGAAGGCTCCTAATGGCAGAGCAACATCGTCAGAGATAACCAAGAGTCGGCTTTGGT is from Prevotella melaninogenica and encodes:
- a CDS encoding RNA-binding S4 domain-containing protein, with amino-acid sequence MNDIARIDKWLWAARIYKTRSIAADACKNGRVTIKGINVKPSHTIKAGEVVSVKKSPITYSFKVLKPIEQRVGAKLIPEVYENVTDAKQYELLEMSRISGFVDRARGTGRPTKKDRRQMDAFVDPTLFGFDEDDDEDETF
- the pth gene encoding aminoacyl-tRNA hydrolase — its product is MDKYLICGLGNPGYEYEGTRHNTGFMVLDAFAKASNIVFEDKRYGFVAETTVKGRKIILLKPTTFMNLSGNAVRYWLNKENIDQSRLLVISDDVALPLGAFRLKGNGSNGGHNGLGHIQQLIGQNYARLRMGVGNDYPRGGQVDWVLGRYSDEEMKELQPAIDLGVDIIKSFALAGIDITMNQFNKLGKK